TCCGCCGTTAAGTTTTTTGTTAGTTCCTGATGCAGTGTTTGTCCTACTAGCTCATGACATTTTTCGCACACGGCCGCGCCTTCGCAGGTGAGTTGCACCAGCACGCCGCGCTTGTCATTTGGGTTCGGTCGTCTTTCAATCCATCCTTTGCAGACGAGGCGATCGAGCATGCGCGTGAGCGCGCCCAGATCCACCGAGAGCACCTTTTTCAGCTCAACAGGTGTGATACACACCTCGCAGCGAATGGAGCACAACACTTTGAACTGTGTCGCGGTGATATCCATCGGAGACAGATAATCGTTGAGCAGGCGATCTTTTTTCTGGTTAACCATATGAATAAGACGGCCCAGTGGAATAATTTCGTTGAAGAGATCACTGGTGCTTTTCACAATGGTTGCCCTGGCAAGTAGTTTAATCACGGCAGATATTATTGCTCAGGCAAGTATAAGTCAACCGAATGTATCCGCCGATGCCACGTTTTGCTAAAACGTTTCTTGAACTTTTTTCTGTGTGTTTTAAATCATAAATATACCGATGGGTTATCCTTGCGCAGTGGAAAACACTGCTTACGTTGTGGTCGTGGCTGAATGGCGAATTTTCACCGTATAATTGGGGAGTGAATTATGGATAAGGATAACGACGCGAAATGGTGGAATTAATTCAGGCAATAGGTCTTGGGCTGGTGGTGTTGCTGCCGCTGGCGAACCCGTTAACGACTGTAGCGCTGTTTTTAGGTCTGGCGGGTAACATGAACAGTGCCGAACGTAATCATCAGGCGCTGATGGCCTCGGTGTACGTTTTTATCATCATGATGGTGGCCTATTACGCCGGACAACTGGTGATGAACACGTTTGGTATTTCGATTCCGGGGCTGCGAATTGCCGGGGGGCTCATCGTCGCGTTTATCGGTTTTCGGATGCTGTTCCCGGCGCATAAAGCGCATGAATCGCCCGAAGCCAAAAGCAAGTCGGAAGAGCTGGAAGACGAACCATCGGCAAATATTGCGTTCGTCCCTTTAGCGATGCCGAGCACGGCAGGTCCAGGGACAATTGCGATGATCATCAGCTCCGCGTCGACGGTGCGCAACGGATCAACGTTCTCCGAGTGGGTTGTGATGGTCGCGCCGCCGCTGATTTTCGCGCTGATTGGCATCATTCTGTGGGGCAGCTTGCGCAGCTCAGGGGCAATCATGCGCTGGGTCGGGAAAGGGGGTATCGAAGCGATTTCGCGTTTGATGGGCTTCTTGCTGGTCTGCATGGGCGTGCAGTTTATTATTAACGGCGTGCTGGAAATTATTAAAAACTACCATTAATCAAAAGGGTGGCCTCAGCCACCCCTTTTTTTATCCGTGATGCGGCTGCTCTTCGAGAGCCACCGGCCATTTGCGGAAAATCAGAATCGACCAGATCAATGCCGCCAGCGCGGGAATTGCCCCCAGATAACCAATCGCCGACATCGACAGATGAAGGCTGATTTGATTCCCCACCAGCGCGCCTGCGCCGATGCCGATATTGAAAATCCCTGAAAAGAGCGACATCGCCACGTCCGTGGCATCAGGCGCCAGCGCCAGCACTTTAACCTGCATGCCCAGGCCGATAATCATGATCGCCACGCCCCAGAAAATGCTCAGTATGGCCAGATGAGTTTCGCTCTGCGCTGCGGGCATCAACAGCAACAGACACGCCAGGAGCAGGCCAATGGCGCTGCTGACCAGCAGTGAGGCGTGTTTATTCCCGAGTTTCCCGAACAGCACGCTGCCGATAATCCCCGCGCCGCCCAGAATCAGCAGCAATACCGTGGCGAAGTTAGCGCTAAAGCCCGCCACCACCTGCACAAAGGGCTCGATGTAACTGTAAGCCGTGTAATGCGCGGTCACGACCACGACGGTCAGCAGATAAATGCTCATCAGCGCCGGGCGACGGAACAGCAGCGGCAGACTTTTCAGCGAGCCAGAATGTTCGCTCGGCAGCTTTGGCAGCAGTTTAATCAAACACAGCAGCGTAATCAGCGCGCCCAGGCCAATCGCGAAGAAGGTGGTGCGCCAGCCAAAGTATTGCCCGACGATGCGGCCAATCGGCAGACCCAATACCATCGCCAGCGCCGTACCGGTCGCCAGCAGACTGAGCGCCTGTGCGCGTTTACCGGCCGGTGCCAGACGGATGGCGAGCGAGGCAGTAATCGACCAAAAAATCGCGTGCGCAAAGGCAATACCAATGCGGCTTATCACCAGCACGTTAAAATTCCACGCCAGGAAAGAGAGCACATGGCTGGCGATAAACAGCACAAATAGCCCGATCAGCAGTTTGCGGCGCTCCATCTGGCTGGTCAGCAGCATAAAAGGCAATGACATCAGTGCCACGACCCAAGCGTAAATCGTCAGCATAATGCCGACCTGCGCCGTTTCCATCTGGAAGCTTTGGGCAATATCAGACAGCAGGCCAACCGGGACAAATTCAGTGGTATTAAAAATAAAAGCGGCAATGGCCAGCGTGACCACACGTAGCCACGCGACCTTGCGGGAAACCGTGTTTGTTGTCATAGGAATAAAACGTATTCGTTGCAGATAAGAAGAGAAGCTGATCTTAAAGCGTAAACTGGCTAAAAGACAATCATTATGTGACGCAGATCTCAAAATTTACGTTATCGAAATGGTAGCGCAGATCGTTGTTTTCACACAAGATGAGGACAACACAACAAGAACAGGCGGTAAGACAATGCAGGAAATTGAATTTTATCTGGTTGACGCATTCAGCGATAAATCCTTTGGCGGTAATGCGGCAGCGGTCTGTCCGCTTGAAGAATGGCTTCCTGACGAGACGCTGCTGAAGATGGCGCAGCAGCACAACCAGTCAGAAACGGCGTTTTTTGTTCGCACCGACGAGGGCTTTGCGCTGCGCTGGTTCACCACGCAGTATGAAATTAACCTGTGCGGACATGCCACGCTCGCGGCGTCGCATGTGATTTTTGAATATCTCGATTATCCGCAGACCGAAATCGTCTTTTCAACGCGTTTTGTCGGCGATCTGACCGTCAAGCGAAACGGCGACTGGCTGACGCTGGATTTCCCTGCGTGGGAAAGTGAGACGGTGAAAAATCCGCCCGCACTGCTATTCAGCGCGCTCGGTATTTCCAGCGCAAAAGAGGTCCGCGCGGGTCGCGATTACATGGTGGTGCTGGATAACCAGCAGCAGGTGGAGTCGTTGGCGCCCGATATCGCGGCGATGGTCCCGCTGGAGAAAATGGTCTGCGTGACAGCGCCGGGCGATGAGTATGATTTTGTCAGCCGCTTTTTCTGTCCGGGAGAAGGGGTGCCGGAAGATCCGGTCACCGGGTCAACGCACAGCATGCTGATCCCTTACTGGAGTGAAAAGCTGGGCAAAACGCAGATGACTGCTCGCCAAATGTCTGCCCGTGGTGGCGATTTGCGCTGTGAATTGCACGGCGATCGGGTGCTGATTGGCGGTCAGGCTACGCTGTATCTGAAAGGGAAAATCTTCCTGCGTCAGTCGTGAGCCTTAAGGTAAACGGGCGATATTGGCCTTGATCACCTCGGCAGAGTGGCGGAATTTGACCTGTTCATCTTCCGCCAACTGCAATTCTATAATTTGCTGAACGCCGCTTTGCGCCAGTACGGCGGGCACCCCAATCGCCAGTCCCTCCACACCATATTCTCCCTCCAGCACGCAGGAGATCGCCAGCGCGCGGTGACTGCCGGTGAAAATATTACGGCAAATCTCAGCAATCGTGCCGGCAATGCCGTATTCCGTGCAGCCCTTGCGGTTGTAGATTTTGAAGCCCTGACGACGAACATTTTCGGCAAGCTGCTGACGGTCGAGCGTCTTGCCGGTGTGGCGCTGATAGACTTCGCCGATCGGTGAGCCGTAAACCGAGGAATGCGACCAAACCGGGAATTGCGTGTCGCCGTGCTCGCCGAGGATAAAAGCGTCGATGCTTTGCGCGCCAATATCCAGCGCCTGCGCCAGCGTGCGACGCAAACGCGTTGTATCGAGCCAAACGCCTGTGCCGATCACCTGGCTGCGCGGCAATCCCGACAGTTTCCACACCTGCCAGGTGATGATATCGCAGGGATTGGTGGCAATCAGAAAGATGCCGTTAAAGCCGTTTTCCATCATCTGCGGAACCAGATTTTTCACAATCCGCGCGGTATTAGCCAGCTCATCCAGACGCGTTTGACCGGGTTTCAGCGCGCCGCCCGACACGGTGATCACCGCGATATCTACATCCGCGCAGTCGCGTGCGTCGCGCGTCGAAATGCTCATCATGCCCGGCATATACGCGGCGGCATCTGCCAGGTCCTGCGCGTGGCCTTCGGCACGATCCCGGTTGAGGTCGACTAGAATAAGCTCTTCACAGATATTCTGATTGAGCAGGGCATAGGCGGCAGACGCGCCCACGTTGCCTGCGCCAATAATCATCACTTTTCGGGCTTTGGTATTCATGCGGTGTCCATTCAGTTTTACGGCGGCTGCGACAAAATTACTGCGGTCTCCTGTCATCGCGCAACTGATGAACGCCATCATAAGTTAATACTATGAAGCGCTTATAAAGGCGGGACGCTATCCTGGAATAAAAACAACAAAGGAGCCTGCCATGTATTCCATTACCTCTGAATCAGCCGCCCATCCGGATATTGTCTCGCTCATCGCCGCCCTTGATGCGTATCAGAGCGAGCTTTATCCCGCTGAAAGCAATCATCTGCTCGATCTGACCCAACTCTCGACGGACAGCCTAATCATGATGGTGATCCGCGATCGCCAGCTTAATGCGGTGGGCTGCGGGGCGATTGTCTTAAACGGCGATGGTACCGGCGAGATGAAACGGGTTTATATCGATCCTACCCATCGCGGGCAGCAGTTGGGTGAAAAACTGCTGGCTGCGCTGGAAGACGAGGCGTTGTCGCGGGGATGTCACACGCTGCGCCTCGAAACGGGCATTAAGCAGCACGCCGCTGTGCGGCTTTATGAAAATCACGGGTACGGTTTGCGTGAGGCGTTTGCCCCGTACGTCGCCGACCCGCTCAGCCTGTTTATGGAGAAGGCGCTGGTGGCTGACGTTCGTTTAGCAGTGCTATAAACGCCTCAAGCGGGCGCGTCATTGCCCCGCGTCGCCACACCAGCCAGGTCGTCAGCCAGCGCCAGTTTTCCGCCAGCGGCCAGGCTTCAACCTGATGATGCCCCGGCATGCTTTCGAGCATTGAGCGGGGCATCAGCGCAATACCCGCGCCAGCAATCACGCAGGCGAGCATCCCGTGATAAGACTCCATCTCGTGAATACGGCCCGGCATCGCACGGTCGGCATGAAACCAGCTTTCCAGATGACGCCGATACGAGCAGTTGGCGCGAAAAGCGTACACATCACAGCCGCTCACATGTGTGGCGCGCGTCACCTTTGTGTGTCCGGCGGCCGCCACCAGCATCATCTCTTCCTGGTACACCGGCATCCCGTCAAGTTCCGGGTGTGACAGCGGGCCATCAACAAACGCAGCACTCAATGTGCCTTCCAGCACGCCATCGATCATCGTGCCGGACGGGCCGGTGGAAAGAGCAAACTGAATACGCGGATAGCGCTGATTAAACTGCGCCAGCGATTCGGGAATGCGCACAGCTGCGGTGCTCTCCAGCGCGCCCAGCGCAAACAGCCCCTGCGGCTCATCACCGGAAATGACCATCCGCGCTTCATCCACCAGCGCCAGAATCTGTTTGCTGTAGCGCAAAAAATTGTGTCCGGCCGGAGAAAGGCGCAGGCGTTGATTCTCGCGGATAAACAGCTCAACGCCCAGGTCGGCCTCGAGCTGGCGAATGCGCGTTGTTAGATTCGACGGTACGCGATGCACCTTTTGCGCGGCCTGGGTGATGCTCCCGGTGTGGGCCACGGCGTTAAACATCTCAAGCTGAGTTAAATCCATGCCATTCTCGATTCGTGAATAAGTGGGTTAATATTATTCAGTTTTAAGAAATAGCAGAGTCGGCCACAATGAATCAACTTTTATTCCGTGGAGATCCTCATGACTCATTCCTCTGCCACTCACGCGTTGTCTGTTAACCCGGCGAATGGCGAAACGCTCGCGGCGTACCCGTGGGCGACACAAAACGACGTTGATAATGCTGTCGCATTCGCTGACGCAGGCTTTCGTCAGTGGCGGCATGAAAGCGTCGCGCACCGCGCGCAAAAGCTGCGCGACCTGGGCGTGGCGATACGGGCTCGCGCAGAAGAGATGGCGCAAATGATGACCCGCGAAATGGGCAAACCGATTGTGCAGGCGCGGGCCGAAGTGACCAAAACCGCCGCGCTTTGCGACTGGTATGCCCAGCACGGTCCGGCGATGCTGGAGGCTGAACCTACGCTTGTCGAAAATCAAAAAGCGGTTATCGCGTATCGACCGCTTGGCGCGATTCTGGCGGTGATGCCGTGGAATTTCCCGCTGTGGCAAGTGTTGCGCGGCGCGGTGCCCATTCTGCTGGCAGGCAACAGCTATCTGCTTAAGCATGCGCCCAATGTGCTCGGATCGGCCGATCTGATCGGTCAGATTTTCACTGACGCCGGTTTCCCAAAAGGCGTGTTCGGTTGGGTTAATGCCACCAATGACGGCGTCAGTCAGGCGATTAATGACAAACGTATTGCCGCCGTTACCGTGACCGGCAGTGTGCGTGCTGGGGCGGCGATTGGTGCGCAGGCTGCGGCGGCGTTGAAAAAATGCGTGCTGGAGTTAGGCGGTTCCGATCCGTTTATCGTGCTCAATGATGCCGATTTGGATCTGGCGGTGAAAGCCGCTGTGGCTGGGCGCTACCAGAATACCGGACAGGTTTGCGCCGCGGCCAAACGGTTTATCATTGAAGAAGGCATTGCCGCGCAGTTTACGGAACGTTTCGTTGCGGCGGCAGCGGCGCTGAAAATGGGCGCGCCGAACGTGGAAGAGCACTATTTAGGGCCGATGGCCCGCGCCGATCTGCGTGATGAATTGCACCAGCAAGTTCAGGCCACGCTTGCTGAAGGGGCAACGCTGTTGCTGGGTGGCGAGAAGATCGCGGGTAAAGGCAACTACTATGCCACGACGGTGCTGGGTAACGTCACGCCGGAAATGACCGCCTTTCGCCAGGAGCTGTTTGGCCCGGTGGCGACGATCACTGTCGCAAAAGATGCTGAACATGCGCTCGCACTGGCAAATGACAGTGACTTTGGCCTGTCGGCGACGGTCTTTACTGCTGATGAACAACGCGCCGAGTCATTTGCCCGTGACCTGGAGTGCGGCGGCGTGTTTATTAATGGCTTTAGCGCCAGCGATCCGCGCGTCGCGTTTGGCGGTGTGAAGAAAAGCGGTTTTGGGCGCGAGCTGTCGCGTTTTGGCCTGCATGAGTTTTGTAATATTCAGACGGTGTGGAAAGACCGCGTGTAACGTTTTTATCACCGTCAAAAAGGCCTTCATTATGAAGGCCTTTGTCATTTTTGTGTCATGGTTCTGTCATTTACGTTTCGTAGACTCGCACGCGTCTAACGTATTGTTACAGAAGAATATTATGAACCTAACGCAAATTTTCCGCCGGAGTGCGAAGCGCGGGATGCCGCGCCAGTTTGGTCTGCTGGCGGGCATCTTTTGTATTATCGGACTCTTTTCCGCACTGCAACTCTCCTCGTCGGTACTGCTAACGGCCTCTCTGCGCGACGCACAGCGTAATGAACAACAGAATCAGCTGACGCAACAGCAGCAGAGCAAACTGGATCTGGCGCGCGTTTCGCTATTAGCCGCAAGCGATCTGCTTAACCGCTCCGGCGTC
This sequence is a window from Enterobacter sp. 638. Protein-coding genes within it:
- a CDS encoding LysR family transcriptional regulator, whose amino-acid sequence is MDLTQLEMFNAVAHTGSITQAAQKVHRVPSNLTTRIRQLEADLGVELFIRENQRLRLSPAGHNFLRYSKQILALVDEARMVISGDEPQGLFALGALESTAAVRIPESLAQFNQRYPRIQFALSTGPSGTMIDGVLEGTLSAAFVDGPLSHPELDGMPVYQEEMMLVAAAGHTKVTRATHVSGCDVYAFRANCSYRRHLESWFHADRAMPGRIHEMESYHGMLACVIAGAGIALMPRSMLESMPGHHQVEAWPLAENWRWLTTWLVWRRGAMTRPLEAFIALLNERQPPAPSP
- a CDS encoding L-lactate dehydrogenase — encoded protein: MNTKARKVMIIGAGNVGASAAYALLNQNICEELILVDLNRDRAEGHAQDLADAAAYMPGMMSISTRDARDCADVDIAVITVSGGALKPGQTRLDELANTARIVKNLVPQMMENGFNGIFLIATNPCDIITWQVWKLSGLPRSQVIGTGVWLDTTRLRRTLAQALDIGAQSIDAFILGEHGDTQFPVWSHSSVYGSPIGEVYQRHTGKTLDRQQLAENVRRQGFKIYNRKGCTEYGIAGTIAEICRNIFTGSHRALAISCVLEGEYGVEGLAIGVPAVLAQSGVQQIIELQLAEDEQVKFRHSAEVIKANIARLP
- a CDS encoding PhzF family phenazine biosynthesis protein translates to MQEIEFYLVDAFSDKSFGGNAAAVCPLEEWLPDETLLKMAQQHNQSETAFFVRTDEGFALRWFTTQYEINLCGHATLAASHVIFEYLDYPQTEIVFSTRFVGDLTVKRNGDWLTLDFPAWESETVKNPPALLFSALGISSAKEVRAGRDYMVVLDNQQQVESLAPDIAAMVPLEKMVCVTAPGDEYDFVSRFFCPGEGVPEDPVTGSTHSMLIPYWSEKLGKTQMTARQMSARGGDLRCELHGDRVLIGGQATLYLKGKIFLRQS
- a CDS encoding MarC family NAAT transporter, coding for MVELIQAIGLGLVVLLPLANPLTTVALFLGLAGNMNSAERNHQALMASVYVFIIMMVAYYAGQLVMNTFGISIPGLRIAGGLIVAFIGFRMLFPAHKAHESPEAKSKSEELEDEPSANIAFVPLAMPSTAGPGTIAMIISSASTVRNGSTFSEWVVMVAPPLIFALIGIILWGSLRSSGAIMRWVGKGGIEAISRLMGFLLVCMGVQFIINGVLEIIKNYH
- the sad gene encoding succinate-semialdehyde dehydrogenase, producing MTHSSATHALSVNPANGETLAAYPWATQNDVDNAVAFADAGFRQWRHESVAHRAQKLRDLGVAIRARAEEMAQMMTREMGKPIVQARAEVTKTAALCDWYAQHGPAMLEAEPTLVENQKAVIAYRPLGAILAVMPWNFPLWQVLRGAVPILLAGNSYLLKHAPNVLGSADLIGQIFTDAGFPKGVFGWVNATNDGVSQAINDKRIAAVTVTGSVRAGAAIGAQAAAALKKCVLELGGSDPFIVLNDADLDLAVKAAVAGRYQNTGQVCAAAKRFIIEEGIAAQFTERFVAAAAALKMGAPNVEEHYLGPMARADLRDELHQQVQATLAEGATLLLGGEKIAGKGNYYATTVLGNVTPEMTAFRQELFGPVATITVAKDAEHALALANDSDFGLSATVFTADEQRAESFARDLECGGVFINGFSASDPRVAFGGVKKSGFGRELSRFGLHEFCNIQTVWKDRV
- a CDS encoding GNAT family N-acetyltransferase produces the protein MYSITSESAAHPDIVSLIAALDAYQSELYPAESNHLLDLTQLSTDSLIMMVIRDRQLNAVGCGAIVLNGDGTGEMKRVYIDPTHRGQQLGEKLLAALEDEALSRGCHTLRLETGIKQHAAVRLYENHGYGLREAFAPYVADPLSLFMEKALVADVRLAVL
- the marR gene encoding multiple antibiotic resistance transcriptional regulator MarR, giving the protein MKSTSDLFNEIIPLGRLIHMVNQKKDRLLNDYLSPMDITATQFKVLCSIRCEVCITPVELKKVLSVDLGALTRMLDRLVCKGWIERRPNPNDKRGVLVQLTCEGAAVCEKCHELVGQTLHQELTKNLTADEVLTLEHLLKRILP
- a CDS encoding sugar transporter — encoded protein: MTTNTVSRKVAWLRVVTLAIAAFIFNTTEFVPVGLLSDIAQSFQMETAQVGIMLTIYAWVVALMSLPFMLLTSQMERRKLLIGLFVLFIASHVLSFLAWNFNVLVISRIGIAFAHAIFWSITASLAIRLAPAGKRAQALSLLATGTALAMVLGLPIGRIVGQYFGWRTTFFAIGLGALITLLCLIKLLPKLPSEHSGSLKSLPLLFRRPALMSIYLLTVVVVTAHYTAYSYIEPFVQVVAGFSANFATVLLLILGGAGIIGSVLFGKLGNKHASLLVSSAIGLLLACLLLLMPAAQSETHLAILSIFWGVAIMIIGLGMQVKVLALAPDATDVAMSLFSGIFNIGIGAGALVGNQISLHLSMSAIGYLGAIPALAALIWSILIFRKWPVALEEQPHHG